A window of Apium graveolens cultivar Ventura chromosome 8, ASM990537v1, whole genome shotgun sequence contains these coding sequences:
- the LOC141677463 gene encoding putative acyl-activating enzyme 16, chloroplastic isoform X1 has translation MAMVSGALITSPLCFVSKSCDRHAFQFLFSRSLAIKKPFFVSENCKFSGDDGFDAGLSSRFRVSCKVQAEEIQLRRCSPFLESALLSEDNVISSEWKAVPDIWRSSAQKYGDRVALVDPYHDPPTNMTYKQLEEEILDFSEGLRVIGLNPYEKLALFAENSCRWLVADQGIMATGAINVVRGSRSSDDELLQIYNHSESVALTVDNPELFNRIAETFSSQAALRFVILLWGDKSCLDSNYFDEVPVYNYKEIIQLGHESRMILLDSHDARKQYAYEPISSNDIATFMYTSGTTGNPKGVMLTHANILHQINNLGDIVPAVPGDIFLSMLPPWHAYERSCEYFTFTHGIKQVYTSVRFLKEDLRQHQPHYMISVPLVYDTLYRGIQKQISSSSAVRKFIALVFIRTSLAYMALKRIYEGKCLTKNQKQPSYLVSVLDTFLARIIASILWPIHMLAKKIVYSKILSAIGLSKAGISGGGSLPSHVDSFFEAIGINIQNGYGLTETSPVVSCRHLNCNVLGSIGRPLKQTEIKVVDSLTDEVLPHGVKGIVKSRGPQVMKGYFKNPSGTKQVLDEDGWIDTGDIGYIVPYHSVGRSRHSGGIVVLEGRAKDTIVLSTGENVEPAELEEASLRSSLIQQIVVIGQDQRRLGAIVVPNKEEVTAAAKTLSESDTSEISKDKMTSLIYAEIKKWTAECSFQIGPLLVIDEPFTIDSGLMTPTMKIRRDRVVAQYKQQIENMYK, from the exons ATGGCAATGGTTTCTGGAGCTTTGATTACAAGTCCTTTGTGTTTTGTGTCTAAATCTTGTGATAGACATGCATTTCAATTCTTGTTTTCTAGGAGCTTGGCAATAAAAAAACCATTTTTTGTGAGTGAGAATTGTAAGTTTAGTGGTGATGATGGTTTTGATGCAGGTTTAAGTTCAAGATTTAGAGTTTCTTGCAAAGTTCAG GCAGAGGAAATTCAACTTAGAAGGTGTTCGCCGTTTCTAGAAAGTGCATTACTGTCAGAAGATAATGTAATCTCATCTGAATGGAAAGCCGTCCCGGACATATGGAGATCTTCAGCACAGAAATATGGTGATAGGGTTGCACTGGTGGACCCATATCACGATCCTCCAACGAACATGACTTATAAACAG CTGGAGGAGGAAATATTGGATTTTTCTGAAGGCCTCAGAGTTATAGGATTAAATCCCTACGAAAAGCTTGCTCTTTTTGCGGAAAATTCATGCAGGTGGCTAGTTGCAGATCAAG GTATAATGGCAACCGGAGCAATTAATGTTGTGAGGGGGTCGCGATCATCAGACGACGAGTTGTTGCAGATATACAACCATTCTGAAAG TGTTGCACTGACCGTGGACAATCCCGAATTATTTAACCGGATTGCAGAAACCTTCTCTTCTCAAGCAGCTCTGAGATTCGTTATCTTACTATGGGGGGATAAATCATGCCTGGATAGCAATTATTTTGACGAAGTACCTGTTTACAATTATAAAGAAATCATACAGTTGGGTCATGAAAGTCGCATGATTTTGCTTGACTCTCATGATGCTC GAAAACAGTATGCATATGAACCCATAAGCTCCAATGATATTGCTACATTTATGTATACAAGTGGCACCACTGGCAACCCCAAAGGTGTGATGCTCACACATGCAAATATTCTACATCAG ATAAATAACTTGGGGGACATCGTACCTGCTGTACCCGGAGATATATTTCTTAGCATGCTTCCACCTTGGCATGCATATGAGCGTTCTTGCGAATATTTCACTTTCACCCATGGGATTAAGCAAGTATACACATCAGTTAGATTTCTAAAG GAAGATTTGCGACAACATCAGCCTCATTATATGATATCTGTTCCTTTGGTATATGACACACTTTACAG AGGGATTCAGAAGCAAATTTCTTCAAGCTCTGCTGTTAGAAAATTTATAGCCCTCGTATTTATAAGAACCAGTTTAGCTTACATGGCGCTCAAAAGGATTTATGAG GGAAAATGTCTAACGAAAAATCAGAAGCAGCCTTCTTACCTTGTTTCCGTCTTGGACACTTTTCTGGCAAGGATTATTGCTTCTATATTGTGGCCGATACATATGTTGGCAAAGAAGATTGTCTATAGCAAAATTCTGTCTGCTATTGGACTTTCAAAG GCTGGCATAAGTGGTGGCGGTAGTTTGCCTTCACATGTTGACAGCTTCTTTGAG GCAATTGGAATCAACATTCAAAATGGATATGGACTCACAGAAACATCTCCAGTCGTTTCTTGTCGACATCTAAATTGCAAT GTTCTTGGCTCCATTGGACGTCCGCTTAAACAAACAGAAATAAAAGTTGTAGATTCATTGACGGATGAAGTTCTTCCACATGGAGTAAAAGGCATTGTAAAATCTAGAGGGCCACAAGTGATGAAGGGCTACTTTAAG AACCCATCAGGAACTAAACAAGTCCTAGATGAGGATGGTTGGATAGATACTGGTGACATTGGTTATATTGTGCCCTACCACTCAGTAGGGCGAAGTCGTCATTCTGGAGGCATTGTTGTTCTTGAAGGACGAGCCAAGGATACCATAGTTCTCTCTACAG GCGAAAATGTGGAACCAGCAGAGCTTGAGGAAGCTTCACTGAGGAGTAGCCTGATCCAACAAATTGTTGTAATTGGCCAG GATCAGCGGCGCCTTGGAGCTATAGTTGTTCCAAACAAGGAAGAGGTTACAGCCGCGGCAAAAACTTTGTCAGAAAGCGACACATCTGAAATTAGTAAGGACAAGATGACTAGTCTTATATATGCAGAGATAAAGAAGTG GACTGCGGAGTGCTCATTTCAAATAGGGCCATTACTTGTCATCGACGAACCTTTTACA ATTGATAGCGGTTTAATGACTCCAACCATGAAAATCAGGAGGGACAGAGTAGTAGCTCAGTACAAACAGCAGATAGAAAACATGTACAAATAA
- the LOC141677463 gene encoding putative acyl-activating enzyme 16, chloroplastic isoform X2 — MATGAINVVRGSRSSDDELLQIYNHSESVALTVDNPELFNRIAETFSSQAALRFVILLWGDKSCLDSNYFDEVPVYNYKEIIQLGHESRMILLDSHDARKQYAYEPISSNDIATFMYTSGTTGNPKGVMLTHANILHQINNLGDIVPAVPGDIFLSMLPPWHAYERSCEYFTFTHGIKQVYTSVRFLKEDLRQHQPHYMISVPLVYDTLYRGIQKQISSSSAVRKFIALVFIRTSLAYMALKRIYEGKCLTKNQKQPSYLVSVLDTFLARIIASILWPIHMLAKKIVYSKILSAIGLSKAGISGGGSLPSHVDSFFEAIGINIQNGYGLTETSPVVSCRHLNCNVLGSIGRPLKQTEIKVVDSLTDEVLPHGVKGIVKSRGPQVMKGYFKNPSGTKQVLDEDGWIDTGDIGYIVPYHSVGRSRHSGGIVVLEGRAKDTIVLSTGENVEPAELEEASLRSSLIQQIVVIGQDQRRLGAIVVPNKEEVTAAAKTLSESDTSEISKDKMTSLIYAEIKKWTAECSFQIGPLLVIDEPFTIDSGLMTPTMKIRRDRVVAQYKQQIENMYK, encoded by the exons ATGGCAACCGGAGCAATTAATGTTGTGAGGGGGTCGCGATCATCAGACGACGAGTTGTTGCAGATATACAACCATTCTGAAAG TGTTGCACTGACCGTGGACAATCCCGAATTATTTAACCGGATTGCAGAAACCTTCTCTTCTCAAGCAGCTCTGAGATTCGTTATCTTACTATGGGGGGATAAATCATGCCTGGATAGCAATTATTTTGACGAAGTACCTGTTTACAATTATAAAGAAATCATACAGTTGGGTCATGAAAGTCGCATGATTTTGCTTGACTCTCATGATGCTC GAAAACAGTATGCATATGAACCCATAAGCTCCAATGATATTGCTACATTTATGTATACAAGTGGCACCACTGGCAACCCCAAAGGTGTGATGCTCACACATGCAAATATTCTACATCAG ATAAATAACTTGGGGGACATCGTACCTGCTGTACCCGGAGATATATTTCTTAGCATGCTTCCACCTTGGCATGCATATGAGCGTTCTTGCGAATATTTCACTTTCACCCATGGGATTAAGCAAGTATACACATCAGTTAGATTTCTAAAG GAAGATTTGCGACAACATCAGCCTCATTATATGATATCTGTTCCTTTGGTATATGACACACTTTACAG AGGGATTCAGAAGCAAATTTCTTCAAGCTCTGCTGTTAGAAAATTTATAGCCCTCGTATTTATAAGAACCAGTTTAGCTTACATGGCGCTCAAAAGGATTTATGAG GGAAAATGTCTAACGAAAAATCAGAAGCAGCCTTCTTACCTTGTTTCCGTCTTGGACACTTTTCTGGCAAGGATTATTGCTTCTATATTGTGGCCGATACATATGTTGGCAAAGAAGATTGTCTATAGCAAAATTCTGTCTGCTATTGGACTTTCAAAG GCTGGCATAAGTGGTGGCGGTAGTTTGCCTTCACATGTTGACAGCTTCTTTGAG GCAATTGGAATCAACATTCAAAATGGATATGGACTCACAGAAACATCTCCAGTCGTTTCTTGTCGACATCTAAATTGCAAT GTTCTTGGCTCCATTGGACGTCCGCTTAAACAAACAGAAATAAAAGTTGTAGATTCATTGACGGATGAAGTTCTTCCACATGGAGTAAAAGGCATTGTAAAATCTAGAGGGCCACAAGTGATGAAGGGCTACTTTAAG AACCCATCAGGAACTAAACAAGTCCTAGATGAGGATGGTTGGATAGATACTGGTGACATTGGTTATATTGTGCCCTACCACTCAGTAGGGCGAAGTCGTCATTCTGGAGGCATTGTTGTTCTTGAAGGACGAGCCAAGGATACCATAGTTCTCTCTACAG GCGAAAATGTGGAACCAGCAGAGCTTGAGGAAGCTTCACTGAGGAGTAGCCTGATCCAACAAATTGTTGTAATTGGCCAG GATCAGCGGCGCCTTGGAGCTATAGTTGTTCCAAACAAGGAAGAGGTTACAGCCGCGGCAAAAACTTTGTCAGAAAGCGACACATCTGAAATTAGTAAGGACAAGATGACTAGTCTTATATATGCAGAGATAAAGAAGTG GACTGCGGAGTGCTCATTTCAAATAGGGCCATTACTTGTCATCGACGAACCTTTTACA ATTGATAGCGGTTTAATGACTCCAACCATGAAAATCAGGAGGGACAGAGTAGTAGCTCAGTACAAACAGCAGATAGAAAACATGTACAAATAA
- the LOC141676609 gene encoding cyclic nucleotide-gated ion channel 2-like, whose product MCVHFSKLHFPLPFAMNMHRCIAIPGASNHVYDPRTRNIKWLNRFFVLSRGASLAIDPLFLFAITSSPGPNPCIYIDGTMLLFATLLRTCVDAFHVMNLWLKFRLAYVSKESLNVGNGELVWDARAVVKHYVGSVKGFWFDLYVIFPVPQALYWLMLPKLLREQKVEDVMTVTQIIFLLQFFPKLYHSFYLMRGVKKVTGYIFGTAWWGLILNLIAYFLASHVSGGFWYILSMQRIAECLKKQCHESKECSALAWTCPSEICYSSYKNPCVENSAMKANFTTCMDQGGDFPYGNYAFALPLIVKNSNMVKLLYSNLWGLMALSTMGSNLTPTSQSIEVIFTIIMVLAGLALFTSLIGNIQVFFHSVTPRRRQMQFRYRDMDWWMRRRQLPPELKRRVRYYEHERWKTMGGQDEMKLIQDFPDGLRRDIKRFLCLDLVRKVPLFDNLDDLILDHICDRVKPMVYSKDEKILKEGEPVQRMVFIVSGTVMRSQNITKGMVTTTSIEPGGFIGDELVPWCLRMPFVDRFPPSSATFSCVEPVEAYGLDSDQLQYITNHFRYTFLRGKLKYKTRYYSSNWRSWAAVNIQFAWRRYLLRTRGDHVNRIAVNGGGSDGASTSSDQKLRHYAAMFLSLRPKDHLD is encoded by the exons ATGTGTGTACATTTCTCAAAGCTTCATTTTCCTCTCCCCTTTGCAATGAACATGCACAG GTGCATTGCAATACCCGGTGCATCGAACCACGTCTACGATCCCCGAACCCGAAATATAAAATGGTTAAACCGATTTTTCGTGTTGTCTCGTGGCGCATCCTTAGCCATCGACCCTTTATTTTTGTTTGCCATAACATCTAGTCCCGGTCCCAACCCGTGCATATATATTGATGGCACTATGTTACTATTTGCCACCTTGTTGCGCACATGCGTCGATGCGTTTCATGTGATGAATCTCTGGTTAAAGTTCAGGCTTGCTTACGTGTCCAAGGAGTCATTGAATGTTGGTAACGGAGAGTTGGTGTGGGATGCACGCGCCGTCGTGAAGCACTATGTTGGGTCGGTTAAAGGCTTTTGGTTCGACTTGTATGTCATATTTCCGGTCCCGCAA GCTCTGTACTGGTTAATGTTGCCAAAACTGCTAAGAGAGCAAAAGGTAGAAGATGTAATGACTGTAACTCAGATAATCTTCTTGCTGCAATTTTTTCCTAAGCTGTATCACAGCTTCTATCTAATGCGAGGAGTGAAGAAGGTTACAGGCTACATTTTCGGCACTGCTTGGTGGGGTTTAATCCTCAATCTCATTGCTTACTTCCTCGCCTCACAT GTGTCAGGGGGGTTCTGGTATATACTATCGATGCAACGTATAGCAGAGTGCTTAAAGAAACAATGTCATGAAAGCAAAGAATGCAGTGCACTTGCTTGGACTTGTCCAAGTGAGATTTGTTACAGCAGTTATAAAAATCCGTGTGTTGAGAACTCCGCGATGAAGGCCAATTTCACAACCTGCATGGACCAAGGTGGAGATTTTCCCTATGGAAACTATGCCTTTGCTCTGCCTCTCATTGTTAAGAATTCTAACATGGTAAAACTTCTCTATTCCAATCTCTGGGGACTCATGGCTCTCAG CACTATGGGAAGTAATTTGACACCTACGAGCCAGTCAATTGAAGTAATTTTCACCATAATCATGGTGTTGGCAGGCTTAGCACTTTTTACCTCTCTAATTGGGAATATACAG GTGTTTTTTCATTCTGTGACGCCTAGACGGAGACAAATGCAATTCAGATATAGAGACATGGACTGGTGGATGAGACGAAGACAACTACCACCAGAGCTGAAGCGAAGAGTCCGTTATTATGAACACGAAAGATGGAAAACCATGGGAGGCCAAGATGAGATGAAACTCATTCAAGATTTTCCTGATGGATTGAGAAGAGATATCAAGCGTTTTCTCTGCTTGGACTTGGTGAGAAAG GTACCGCTGTTTGACAACTTGGATGACCTGATCCTTGACCACATCTGTGACCGGGTTAAACCCATGGTCTACTCTAAAGATGAAAAG ATTCTGAAAGAAGGTGAACCAGTACAGCGTATGGTGTTCATTGTAAGTGGTACTGTTATGAGAAGTCAAAATATCACAAAGGGCATGGTAACGACCACTTCAATTGAACCTGGTGGCTTCATAGGAGATGAACTTGTTCCCTGGTGCCTTCGTATGCCTTTTGTGGATCGTTTCCCGCCTTCATCGGCCACATTTTCTTGTGTGGAGCCTGTTGAGGCGTATGGTCTTGATTCTGATCagcttcaatatataacaaatCATTTTCGTTACACATTCTTAAGAGGCAAACTTAAGTACAAAACAAGGTATTACTCATCTAATTGGAGGTCTTGGGCTGCTGTCAATATCCAATTTGCATGGAGGCGATACTTGCTGAGGACTAGAGGTGATCATGTGAATCGTATCGCAGTAAATGGTGGTGGCAGTGATGGTGCAAGCACCAGCAGTGACCAAAAACTCCGGCATTATGCTGCAATGTTCCTGTCTCTTAGGCCAAAGGACCACCTCGACTAA
- the LOC141677500 gene encoding selenium-binding protein 1-like gives MSEKINGCCKKGPGYATPLDAMAGPKESLIYVTCIYTGTGKEKPDYLGTVDVDPSSKTYSQVIHRLPMPNIGDELHHSGWNSCSSCFGDPTAARRFLVLPSLVSGRIYAVDTAKDPRAPTLHKAVEPEDILVKTGLAYPHTAHCLANGDIMVSCLGDKDGNANGLGFLLLDSDFNVKGRWEKEGQNPNFGYDFWYQPRHGTMISTSWGAPAAFTKGFNLQHVSDGLYGRHLHVYSWPGGEIKQTIDLGSEGLLPLEIRFLHDPSKDTGYVGCALTSNMIRFSKTADGSWGHEVAISVKSLKVQNWILPEMPGLITDFLISLDDRFLYFVNWLHGDIRQYNIEDPKNPVLAGQVWVGGLIQKGSPVVVEAEDGSTYQVEVPEVKGNRLRGGPQMIQLSLDGKRLYATNSLFSQWDKQFYPEVIEKGSHILQIDVDTEKGGLKINPDFFVDFGKEPDGPSLAHEMRYPGGDCTSDIWI, from the exons ATGAGTGAGAAGATTAATGGATGCTGCAAGAAGGGACCTGGATATGCAACTCCGCTTGATGCCATGGCTGGTCCTAAGGAATCTCTTATCTATGTTACTTGCATTTATACTG GAACAGGAAAAGAGAAGCCTGATTACCTTGGTACAGTAGATGTGGATCCTAGCTCAAAAACTTATTCCCAAGTCATTCACAGGCTCCCCATGCCTAATATAGGAGATGAACTACATCATTCTGGATGGAATTCATGCAGCTCTTGCTTTGGAGATCCGACTGCTGCCAGACGGTTTCTTGTCTTGCCTTCACTTGT GTCCGGTCGCATATATGCCGTTGACACAGCAAAAGATCCACGGGCTCCAACTTTGCATAAAGCAGTTGAGCCAGAGGACATCTTGGTGAAAACTGGATTAGCTTATCCCCACACAGCTCATTGCCTTGCTAATGGTGATATAATGGTATCATGCCTCGGAGATAAGGATGGTAATGCCAATGGACTTGGATTTCTTTTGCTCGACTCAGATTTTAATGTGAAAGGAAG GTGGGAGAAGGAAGGACAAAACCCAAATTTTGGTTATGATTTCTGGTACCAACCGAGACATGGGACTATGATTAGCACATCATGGGGAGCCCCGGCTGCTTTCACCAAAGGCTTCAACCTGCAACATGTTTCTGATGGTTTATATGGTCGCCATTTGCACGTTTATAGCTGGCCTGGGGGTGAAATTAAGCAGACAATTGATCTTGGGTCTGAAGGGCTTCTTCCCTTGGAG ATAAGGTTCCTGCATGACCCATCTAAGGATACAGGGTATGTTGGATGTGCTTTAACAAGCAACATGATACGCTTTTCGAAGACTGCAGATGGTTCATGGGGCCATGAG GTTGCAATATCAGTGAAATCACTGAAGGTACAGAACTGGATTCTTCCTGAGATGCCTGGGCTAATAACTGACTTCCTGATTTCTCTTGATGATCGATTTCTCTACTTTGTGAATTGGCTTCATGGAGATATTAGGCAATACAATATTGAGGATCCTAAGAATCCTGTACTGGCCGGCCAAGTTTGGGTCGGAGGTCTTATTCAGAAAGGAAGCCCTGTAGTTGTCGAGGCTGAAGATGGTAGCACTTACCAAGTTGAGGTTCCAGAGGTCAAG GGAAACCGATTGAGAGGCGGACCTCAGATGATTCAGCTGAGTTTAGATGGGAAGCGGCTTTATGCCACAAACTCGCTCTTCAGCCAATGGGACAAGCAGTTCTATCCGGAGGTCATAGAAAAAGGATCCCACATATTACAGATCGACGTGGACACTGAGAAGGGTGGTCTGAAGATAAACCCCGATTTTTTCGTTGACTTTGGAAAGGAACCTGACGGTCCTTCCTTGGCACATGAGATGAGATATCCTGGTGGTGACTGCACCTCAGACATTTGGATTTAA